A region of Massilia sp. WG5 DNA encodes the following proteins:
- a CDS encoding winged helix-turn-helix transcriptional regulator — MRVQKESSRVLDKIDLHILSILQQDARIVMKDLAERVGLSLTPCIERVKRMERDGVIAGYYARVNPQAMGLQILVFVEITLLQKSEKAFERFRRAMLGIPEVMECHLVSGDFDYLIKARIPEMSEYRRLLGEILHLADSAQSKSYVVMEEVKETLALSIGS, encoded by the coding sequence ATGCGTGTTCAAAAAGAATCGAGCCGGGTACTCGACAAGATTGACCTGCACATCCTGTCCATCCTGCAGCAGGACGCCCGCATCGTGATGAAGGACCTGGCCGAGCGGGTCGGGCTGTCGCTGACGCCCTGCATCGAACGCGTGAAGAGGATGGAGCGCGACGGCGTGATCGCCGGCTACTACGCGCGCGTCAATCCGCAGGCGATGGGCCTGCAGATCCTGGTGTTCGTCGAGATCACCCTGCTGCAGAAGTCGGAAAAAGCCTTCGAGCGCTTCCGCCGCGCCATGCTGGGCATTCCAGAGGTGATGGAATGCCACCTGGTGTCGGGCGACTTCGACTATCTGATCAAGGCGCGGATTCCCGAGATGTCGGAGTACCGCCGGCTGCTGGGCGAGATCCTGCACCTGGCGGATTCGGCGCAGTCGAAGAGCTATGTGGTGATGGAGGAGGTGAAGGAAACCCTGGCCTTGTCGATCGGTTCATAG
- a CDS encoding D-amino acid dehydrogenase gives MRVIVLGSGVVGVTTAYYLAKSGHEVTVIDRQPGAALETSFANAGQISPGYASPWAAPGIPLKAMKWLFQRHAPLAIRPDGSLFQLQWMWEMFKNCDAERYAVNKERMVRLAEYSRDCIRALRSETGIDYEGRQQGTLQLFRTQAQFDGAAKDIEILRQAGVPFELLSREQLANAEPALAKVRDKLVGGLRLPNDETGDCQMFTTRLAEMARALGVRFEFGVDIHAIESQGDQITGVRTAKATFTADRYVLALGSYSRLLLRKYFRVPVYPLKGYSITVPITDAAQAPVSTILDETYKIAITRFENRIRVGGMAEIAGYSKELNPRRRETLEMVVSDLFPGGGDVSKASFWSGLRPMTPDSTPIVGATPLRNLFLNTGHGTLGWTMSCGSASVIADLVSGKIPAIHADDLAIFRYAGSRPSATRPDFAKA, from the coding sequence ATGCGAGTAATCGTGCTGGGCAGCGGTGTGGTCGGCGTCACGACTGCGTATTATCTGGCGAAGAGCGGCCACGAGGTGACCGTGATCGACCGCCAGCCTGGCGCGGCGCTGGAAACCAGCTTCGCCAACGCCGGCCAGATCTCGCCCGGCTACGCCTCGCCCTGGGCTGCGCCCGGCATCCCGCTGAAAGCCATGAAGTGGCTGTTCCAGCGCCATGCGCCGCTGGCGATCCGCCCGGACGGCTCGCTGTTCCAGTTGCAGTGGATGTGGGAGATGTTCAAGAACTGCGACGCCGAGCGCTATGCCGTCAACAAGGAACGCATGGTGCGCCTGGCCGAGTACAGCCGCGACTGCATCCGCGCACTGCGCAGCGAAACCGGCATCGACTACGAAGGCCGCCAGCAGGGCACCCTGCAGTTGTTCCGCACCCAGGCCCAGTTCGACGGCGCCGCCAAGGACATCGAGATCCTGCGCCAGGCCGGCGTGCCCTTCGAGCTGCTCAGCCGCGAACAGCTCGCCAACGCCGAGCCGGCGCTGGCGAAGGTGCGCGACAAGCTGGTCGGCGGCCTGCGCCTCCCGAACGACGAAACCGGCGATTGCCAGATGTTCACCACCAGGCTGGCCGAGATGGCCCGCGCGCTGGGCGTGCGCTTCGAGTTCGGCGTCGACATCCACGCGATCGAGTCGCAGGGCGACCAGATCACCGGCGTGCGCACCGCCAAAGCTACCTTCACCGCCGACCGCTACGTGCTCGCGCTGGGCAGCTATTCGCGCCTGCTGCTGCGAAAGTATTTCCGCGTTCCCGTGTATCCGCTGAAGGGCTACTCGATCACGGTGCCGATCACCGACGCCGCCCAGGCCCCGGTGTCGACCATCCTGGACGAGACCTACAAGATCGCCATCACCCGTTTCGAAAACCGCATCCGCGTCGGCGGCATGGCCGAGATCGCGGGCTACAGCAAGGAACTGAACCCGCGCCGCCGCGAGACCCTGGAGATGGTCGTGAGCGACCTGTTCCCGGGCGGCGGCGACGTCTCGAAGGCCAGCTTCTGGTCCGGCCTGCGCCCGATGACCCCGGACTCGACCCCGATCGTGGGTGCGACCCCGCTGCGCAACCTGTTCCTGAACACCGGCCACGGCACCCTGGGCTGGACCATGTCCTGCGGCTCGGCCAGCGTGATCGCCGACCTGGTCAGCGGCAAGATCCCGGCCATCCACGCCGACGACCTGGCGATCTTCCGCTACGCCGGTTCGCGCCCGAGCGCCACCCGTCCCGACTTCGCGAAGGCCTGA
- a CDS encoding DUF2231 domain-containing protein — protein sequence MQSHPHASRFSVTSAIFDVLDPIPFGFFVAALIFDILYINTFTVLWVKAAAWLISIGLVFAIIPQLINLGRTWFGRRRVRTTNLTLNFWLNVVAIVAALFNAFVHSRDAYGTMPAGVWLSVLTVLAMVVGRIVLAGDAVVYKEVSHG from the coding sequence ATGCAATCGCACCCCCATGCATCCCGCTTCAGCGTCACATCGGCGATATTCGATGTGCTCGACCCGATACCGTTCGGTTTTTTCGTGGCCGCGCTGATCTTCGACATCCTTTATATCAACACCTTCACCGTCCTCTGGGTGAAAGCCGCGGCCTGGCTCATCAGCATCGGGCTGGTGTTCGCCATCATCCCCCAGCTCATCAACCTGGGCCGCACCTGGTTCGGCAGGCGCCGTGTCCGCACCACCAACCTGACCCTGAACTTCTGGCTCAACGTGGTGGCGATCGTGGCGGCCCTCTTCAATGCCTTCGTGCACAGCCGTGACGCCTACGGCACCATGCCCGCCGGCGTGTGGCTGTCGGTCCTGACGGTGCTGGCGATGGTCGTCGGCAGGATCGTCCTGGCCGGCGACGCCGTCGTCTACAAGGAGGTGAGCCATGGTTAA
- a CDS encoding efflux RND transporter periplasmic adaptor subunit, producing MPTKSTSSRPLVVGAIAAAVAAAVVIGGLATRHSQAEQLKDTAAEHAVPTVSLVAPKDIAGAPMELPARIEAWSRAPIYARVSGYLARWNVDIGAPVKAGQVLATIETPDLDQDLRQAQAQLAVARSNLALAESTAKRWQSLVAQQAVSKQEAEEKQGDFVSKQSNVQALQASVDRQQALKRYTQLVAPFDGVVTARNTDVGALVNAGASGASGSELFVVSDLRRLRVYVQVPQRQVAQIHPGSTAHVSVPERPGSRYEARVQSLAQAINAGSGTMLVQLAVENPKGELLPGAFATVQFDQAAPVGNAVAIPPAALIMGRNGAQVATLDAGNRVRIRKVTIARDYGNVIELGEGVTRADRIIDSPPDGLADGDQVKVAQAAAPRKAG from the coding sequence ATGCCAACTAAATCCACTTCCTCCCGCCCGCTGGTCGTCGGCGCGATCGCCGCCGCCGTCGCCGCCGCCGTGGTGATCGGCGGCCTGGCCACCCGTCATTCGCAGGCCGAGCAGCTCAAGGACACGGCGGCGGAGCACGCGGTGCCGACCGTGAGCCTGGTGGCGCCGAAGGACATCGCGGGCGCCCCGATGGAGCTGCCGGCCCGCATCGAGGCGTGGTCGCGCGCGCCGATCTACGCCCGCGTGTCGGGTTACCTGGCGCGCTGGAACGTCGACATCGGCGCCCCCGTGAAGGCCGGCCAGGTGCTGGCCACGATCGAGACCCCGGACCTCGACCAGGACCTGCGCCAGGCCCAGGCCCAGCTCGCGGTCGCGCGCAGCAACCTGGCGCTGGCCGAAAGCACCGCGAAGCGCTGGCAGTCGCTGGTGGCGCAGCAGGCGGTCTCGAAGCAGGAGGCCGAGGAGAAGCAGGGCGATTTCGTTTCCAAGCAGTCGAACGTGCAGGCCCTGCAGGCCAGCGTCGACCGCCAGCAGGCGCTGAAGCGCTATACGCAGCTGGTCGCGCCTTTCGATGGCGTGGTCACGGCGCGCAACACCGACGTCGGCGCGCTGGTCAACGCCGGCGCCTCTGGCGCCAGCGGCAGCGAGCTGTTCGTGGTGTCCGACCTGCGGCGCCTGCGCGTCTACGTGCAGGTGCCGCAGCGCCAGGTGGCGCAGATCCATCCGGGCAGCACGGCGCACGTGAGCGTGCCGGAACGTCCGGGCAGCCGCTACGAGGCCAGGGTGCAGTCGTTGGCCCAGGCCATCAACGCCGGCTCCGGCACCATGCTGGTCCAGCTGGCGGTCGAGAATCCGAAAGGAGAATTGCTGCCGGGCGCCTTCGCCACCGTGCAGTTCGACCAGGCCGCGCCGGTCGGGAATGCGGTGGCGATCCCGCCGGCCGCGCTGATCATGGGCCGCAACGGCGCCCAGGTCGCGACCCTGGATGCCGGCAACCGGGTGCGGATCAGGAAGGTGACGATCGCCCGCGACTACGGCAATGTGATCGAGCTGGGGGAGGGCGTGACACGGGCGGACCGCATCATCGACAGCCCGCCGGACGGGCTGGCGGATGGGGATCAGGTGAAGGTGGCGCAGGCGGCTGCGCCACGTAAGGCTGGCTGA
- a CDS encoding diguanylate cyclase produces MITTKPEARAADVAHPAHLAARVLNLVNVGVIVLDADQRIVLWSSWLTPRCGRAAARVMGHSLFEVFSTLRGSRVEAAVLAALADETATAIPHADNRSPFPLRAAGSFDGPLIEQAVSVSPFREDGELFCLVEIRDISGANERERRLLDHAESLRARSYVDGLTGIANRRYFDVALDRELRRAQRIKGTLSLLLTDIDSFKAYNDHFGHQGGDTCLSAVAQALASRLKRPADVAARYGGEEFAAILPDTDAAQARQLAENIREYVASLNLPHAPSAVHPRVTLSIGVASMETGRLDDPKALIEAADQALYAAKRGGRNRVVVDGEQ; encoded by the coding sequence GTGATCACTACCAAGCCAGAAGCCCGCGCAGCTGACGTCGCTCATCCTGCCCACCTTGCCGCACGCGTCCTGAACCTCGTCAACGTCGGCGTCATCGTGCTCGACGCCGACCAGCGCATCGTGCTCTGGAGCAGCTGGCTGACGCCGCGCTGCGGCCGCGCCGCGGCGCGCGTCATGGGGCATTCGCTGTTCGAGGTCTTTTCCACGCTGCGCGGCTCGCGCGTCGAGGCGGCGGTGCTGGCCGCCCTGGCCGACGAAACCGCCACCGCAATTCCCCACGCCGACAACCGCAGTCCCTTCCCGCTTCGCGCCGCCGGCAGCTTCGACGGCCCGCTGATCGAGCAGGCGGTCTCGGTGTCGCCTTTCCGCGAGGACGGCGAGCTGTTCTGCCTGGTCGAGATCCGCGACATCAGCGGCGCCAATGAACGTGAACGGCGCCTGCTCGACCACGCCGAATCGCTGCGCGCCCGCTCCTACGTCGACGGCCTGACCGGCATCGCCAACCGCCGCTACTTCGACGTCGCGCTCGACCGCGAACTGCGGCGCGCCCAGCGGATCAAGGGCACGCTCTCGCTGCTGCTGACCGACATCGATTCCTTCAAGGCCTACAACGACCACTTCGGCCACCAGGGCGGCGATACCTGCCTGTCGGCGGTGGCGCAGGCCCTGGCAAGCCGCCTGAAGCGCCCGGCCGACGTCGCCGCGCGCTACGGCGGCGAGGAATTCGCCGCGATCCTGCCCGACACCGATGCGGCGCAGGCGCGCCAGCTCGCCGAGAACATCCGCGAATACGTGGCCTCGCTGAACCTGCCGCATGCGCCGTCCGCGGTGCATCCCCGCGTCACCCTGAGCATCGGCGTGGCCAGCATGGAGACGGGCCGCCTGGACGACCCCAAGGCCCTGATCGAAGCGGCCGACCAGGCCCTGTATGCCGCCAAGCGCGGCGGACGCAACCGGGTGGTGGTCGACGGCGAGCAGTAA
- a CDS encoding sorbosone dehydrogenase family protein, giving the protein MVKHKRGWPLALGVAAGLSLALSACGEKAQLNISQQVGGNPAMPKPKDFLVPPMQVPDGVGWKGDAKPQVIAGLQIEKIASGLKHPRQLLVLPNGDVLVVEANGPGEEAVTTPKQVIAGKVKNNSGKGGKGGNSVTLLRRKPGAGGEWEKFTYIEHLHSPFGIQLVGDTLYIANTGNIMKYHYTPGETKMSDPGVELGDLPSTVNHHWTKALLASPDGKHLYVGSGSNSNITENGLEVEYRRAAVLEVDAATGASRVFASGIRNPTGLGWEPQSGKLWAIANERDEIGADLVPDYLTSVKEKGFYGWPYSYYGQNVDRRVQPQRPDLVAKAIKPDYALGAHVAALGLWFYTGNMFPQYKGGAFVAEHGSWDRTPLSGYQVVFVPFANGMPSGPAQSIVTGFHSADEKQLFGAPVGMAQDADGALLIADDVGNVVWRVTKR; this is encoded by the coding sequence ATGGTTAAGCATAAACGCGGATGGCCGCTGGCGCTGGGCGTCGCGGCCGGCCTGTCGCTGGCCCTGAGTGCCTGCGGCGAGAAGGCCCAGCTCAACATCTCCCAGCAGGTGGGCGGCAACCCGGCCATGCCCAAGCCGAAGGATTTCCTGGTCCCGCCCATGCAGGTGCCCGACGGTGTCGGCTGGAAAGGCGACGCCAAGCCGCAGGTCATCGCCGGCCTGCAGATCGAGAAGATCGCGTCCGGACTGAAGCACCCGCGCCAGCTGCTCGTGCTGCCGAACGGGGATGTGCTGGTGGTGGAAGCCAACGGTCCGGGCGAGGAAGCAGTCACGACGCCGAAGCAGGTCATCGCCGGCAAGGTCAAGAACAATTCCGGCAAGGGCGGCAAGGGCGGCAACAGCGTTACCCTGCTGCGCAGGAAGCCCGGCGCCGGCGGCGAGTGGGAGAAGTTCACCTATATCGAGCACCTGCACTCCCCGTTCGGCATCCAGCTGGTCGGCGATACCCTGTATATCGCGAACACCGGCAACATCATGAAGTACCACTACACGCCTGGCGAAACGAAGATGTCCGATCCGGGCGTCGAGCTGGGCGACCTGCCCAGCACGGTCAATCACCACTGGACCAAGGCGCTGCTGGCGAGCCCCGACGGCAAGCACCTGTATGTCGGCAGCGGCTCGAACAGCAACATCACGGAAAACGGCCTGGAAGTGGAATACCGCCGCGCCGCCGTGCTGGAAGTCGACGCCGCCACCGGCGCCAGCCGCGTGTTCGCCTCGGGCATCCGCAATCCGACCGGGCTCGGTTGGGAGCCGCAGTCCGGCAAGCTCTGGGCCATCGCCAACGAGCGCGATGAAATCGGCGCCGACCTGGTCCCGGACTACCTGACTTCCGTGAAGGAAAAAGGCTTTTACGGCTGGCCCTACAGCTACTACGGCCAGAATGTCGACCGCCGCGTCCAGCCGCAGCGCCCGGACCTGGTCGCCAAGGCCATCAAGCCGGACTACGCGCTGGGCGCGCACGTCGCGGCGCTGGGCCTGTGGTTCTATACCGGCAACATGTTCCCGCAATACAAGGGTGGCGCCTTTGTCGCCGAGCACGGCAGCTGGGACCGCACGCCGCTGAGCGGCTACCAGGTCGTATTCGTGCCCTTCGCAAACGGCATGCCCAGCGGACCGGCGCAGTCGATCGTGACCGGCTTCCACTCGGCCGACGAGAAGCAGCTGTTCGGTGCGCCGGTCGGCATGGCGCAGGATGCGGACGGGGCGCTGCTGATCGCCGACGACGTCGGCAACGTGGTCTGGCGCGTCACCAAGCGCTGA
- a CDS encoding efflux RND transporter permease subunit, producing MLGLVRVALRRPYTFVVLALTLLIIGPLAAVRTPTDIFPDIKMPVIAVAWQYTGLPADQMAGRVSTLFQRSLTTTVNDIEHIEANTYPGISVVKIFFQPGVDIAVANAQVTAISQSALRQMPAGITPPLILNYNAATVPILQLALSGKGLSEQQLFDLGMNTVRTPLVTVPGAAIPLPYGGKQRQVQIDVKPDALQARGLSAQDIANALAAQNVLTPVGNQKIDAFEYTIQLNNAPSAIEELARLPVKVVNGATIYLGDVADVHDGNAPQTNIVHVDGGRSVLMSILKNGSASTLAIVDGVRAKLDQIRAGLPDALKVVPINDQSVFVRAAIKGVATEGAIAALLTSIMILLFLGSWRSTVIIAVSIPLSILGSIIALAATGETLNLMTLGGLALAVGILVDDATVTIENINWHLEQGKAVEPAIMDGAQQIVAPALVSLLCICIVFIPMFFLQGVAGFLFVPMAKAVVYALVCSFILSRTLVPTMANWLLRAHDPREEHAHKPRNAFQRFQRGFEARFEGLRHRYKGILQHAIEHRRPFLAGFLAVVALSFLLVPFLGSNFFPSVDSGQVLIHARVPIGTRVEETAKRFAKIEQAIRGVIPNREIVTMVDNIGMPSSSINTTYGNTGTMGTHDGDFQIALGEGHAPTADYVKKLREVLPRAFPDTTFSFPPADIVSQILNFGSPAPIDVQVRGRNIDANFGYAAELLKRIRAIPGVADARIQQSNRAPLFKVEVDRTQAQLLGLTTRDVTNSMVVNLAGSSQVSPTYWLNPANGVTYPIVMQTPQSQLDSLAALANLPVGSGANANAATLGGLARFERGNGSALISQYDIAPMVQIHATTQDRDLGAVAADIRKVLADTRADVPKGSTVEMLGQVRTMERAFSGLLFGLLGAVGLIYLLIVVNFQSWTDPAVIVSALPAALAGIVWMLFATHTTLSVPALTGAIMCMGVATANSVLVISFARERLEVLGDAAAAALEAGFVRFRPVLMTALAMVIGMLPMALGLGEGGEQNAPLGRAVIGGLVFSTIATLVFVPVVFSLVHGRRRQRVPDAGLPPSGVPAHAN from the coding sequence CTGCTTGGCCTTGTTCGCGTCGCACTTCGTCGGCCCTATACCTTCGTCGTGCTGGCGCTCACCCTGCTGATCATCGGCCCGCTGGCGGCCGTGCGCACGCCCACCGACATCTTCCCGGACATCAAAATGCCGGTGATCGCGGTCGCCTGGCAGTACACCGGCCTGCCGGCGGACCAGATGGCGGGGCGGGTCTCGACCCTGTTCCAGCGCTCGCTGACCACCACGGTCAACGACATCGAGCATATCGAGGCGAACACCTATCCCGGCATCAGCGTGGTGAAGATCTTCTTCCAGCCCGGCGTGGACATCGCGGTGGCGAACGCGCAGGTGACGGCGATCTCGCAGTCGGCGCTGCGCCAGATGCCGGCCGGGATCACGCCGCCGCTGATCCTCAACTACAACGCCGCCACCGTGCCGATCCTGCAGCTGGCGCTGTCCGGCAAGGGCCTGTCGGAGCAGCAGCTGTTCGACCTCGGCATGAACACCGTCCGCACCCCGCTGGTGACGGTGCCGGGCGCCGCGATCCCGCTGCCCTACGGCGGCAAGCAGCGCCAGGTGCAGATCGACGTCAAGCCGGACGCCCTGCAGGCGCGCGGCCTGTCGGCCCAGGACATCGCCAACGCGCTGGCGGCGCAGAACGTCCTGACGCCGGTCGGCAACCAGAAGATCGACGCCTTCGAATACACGATCCAGCTGAACAACGCGCCCTCGGCGATCGAGGAGCTGGCGCGGCTGCCGGTGAAGGTCGTGAACGGCGCCACCATCTACCTGGGCGACGTCGCCGACGTCCACGACGGCAATGCGCCGCAGACGAATATCGTCCACGTCGACGGCGGCCGCTCGGTGCTGATGTCGATCCTGAAGAACGGCTCGGCGTCCACGCTGGCCATCGTCGACGGCGTGCGCGCCAAGCTGGACCAGATCAGGGCGGGCCTGCCGGACGCGCTGAAAGTGGTGCCGATCAACGACCAGTCGGTGTTCGTGCGCGCCGCGATCAAGGGCGTGGCGACCGAGGGTGCGATCGCGGCGCTGCTGACCAGCATCATGATCCTGCTGTTCCTGGGCAGCTGGCGCTCGACCGTGATCATCGCGGTCTCGATCCCGCTGTCGATCCTGGGCTCGATCATCGCGCTGGCGGCGACCGGCGAGACGCTCAACCTGATGACGCTGGGCGGGCTGGCGCTGGCGGTCGGCATCCTGGTCGACGACGCCACCGTCACCATCGAGAACATCAACTGGCACCTGGAGCAGGGCAAGGCGGTCGAACCGGCGATCATGGACGGCGCCCAGCAGATCGTGGCCCCGGCCCTGGTCTCGCTGCTGTGCATCTGCATCGTGTTCATCCCGATGTTCTTCCTGCAGGGCGTGGCCGGCTTCCTGTTCGTGCCGATGGCGAAGGCGGTGGTCTATGCCCTGGTGTGCTCCTTCATCCTGTCGCGCACCCTGGTGCCGACCATGGCCAACTGGCTGCTGCGGGCGCACGACCCTCGCGAGGAACACGCGCACAAGCCGCGCAATGCCTTCCAGCGCTTCCAGCGCGGCTTCGAGGCCCGCTTCGAGGGCCTGCGCCACCGCTACAAGGGCATCCTCCAGCATGCGATCGAGCACCGCCGGCCCTTCCTGGCCGGCTTCCTGGCGGTGGTGGCGCTGTCCTTCCTGCTGGTGCCTTTCCTGGGCAGTAACTTCTTCCCATCGGTCGATTCGGGGCAGGTGCTGATCCACGCGCGCGTGCCGATCGGCACCCGCGTCGAGGAGACCGCGAAGCGCTTCGCGAAGATCGAGCAGGCCATCCGCGGCGTGATCCCGAACCGCGAGATCGTGACCATGGTCGACAATATCGGCATGCCGTCCTCGAGCATCAACACCACCTACGGCAACACCGGCACCATGGGCACCCATGACGGCGACTTCCAGATCGCGCTGGGCGAGGGCCACGCGCCGACCGCGGACTACGTGAAGAAGCTGCGCGAGGTGCTGCCGCGCGCCTTCCCCGACACCACCTTCTCCTTCCCGCCGGCCGACATCGTCAGCCAGATCCTGAACTTCGGCTCGCCGGCGCCGATCGACGTGCAGGTGCGCGGCCGGAACATCGACGCCAACTTCGGCTATGCGGCGGAACTGCTCAAGCGCATCCGCGCGATCCCCGGCGTGGCCGACGCCCGCATCCAGCAGTCGAACCGCGCGCCGCTGTTCAAGGTGGAGGTCGACCGCACCCAGGCCCAGCTGCTCGGCCTGACCACGCGCGACGTCACCAACAGCATGGTGGTGAACCTGGCCGGTTCCAGCCAGGTATCGCCGACCTACTGGCTGAACCCGGCCAACGGCGTGACCTATCCGATCGTGATGCAGACCCCGCAGAGCCAGCTCGATTCGCTGGCGGCGCTGGCCAATCTCCCGGTCGGCAGCGGCGCCAACGCCAACGCCGCCACCCTCGGCGGCCTGGCCCGCTTCGAGCGCGGCAACGGCAGCGCCCTGATCAGCCAGTACGATATCGCACCGATGGTGCAGATCCACGCCACCACCCAGGACCGCGACCTGGGCGCCGTCGCCGCCGACATCCGCAAGGTGCTCGCCGACACCCGCGCCGACGTGCCGAAGGGCTCCACCGTCGAGATGCTGGGCCAGGTGCGCACCATGGAGCGCGCCTTCTCGGGCCTGCTGTTCGGCCTGCTGGGCGCGGTCGGCCTGATCTACCTGCTCATCGTGGTCAACTTCCAGTCCTGGACCGACCCGGCGGTGATCGTCTCGGCGCTGCCGGCGGCGCTGGCCGGCATCGTCTGGATGCTGTTCGCGACCCACACCACGCTGTCGGTGCCGGCGCTGACCGGCGCCATCATGTGCATGGGCGTGGCCACCGCCAACAGCGTGCTGGTGATCAGCTTCGCGCGCGAGCGCCTGGAGGTGCTCGGCGACGCCGCCGCCGCGGCATTGGAAGCGGGCTTCGTGCGATTCCGTCCGGTCCTGATGACGGCCCTGGCGATGGTGATCGGGATGCTGCCGATGGCGCTGGGCCTGGGCGAGGGTGGCGAGCAGAACGCCCCGCTGGGCCGCGCCGTGATCGGCGGCCTGGTATTTTCGACCATCGCCACCCTGGTCTTCGTTCCCGTCGTTTTCAGCCTGGTCCACGGCCGCCGCCGGCAGCGCGTGCCGGACGCCGGCTTGCCCCCTTCTGGAGTTCCTGCCCATGCCAACTAA
- a CDS encoding chemotaxis protein, producing the protein MKSVQQEVDERSNLTGTNKFELLLFRLGGDENGKHSELFGINVFKIREIVAMPEITAIAGSPKHVLGVVNLRGQIIQVLDLPGIAGVKPATGLNIMLVTEFARTTQAFAVESVEEIVRLDWSQVMSSEHSAGSGMVTSIARLEPQDGQPGRLAQVLDVETILRDLSPASEDEGRAVAQAVGSRIEIKPGSVVLAADDSVVARALIEQGLDAMGLPFIMTKSGKECWEQLNAIAGAAETEGKSVYDKVAAVLTDLEMPEMDGFTLTRRIKTSQRFSNLPVVIHSSLSGTTNEEHVKKVGADAYVAKYSAEDLSRTLRAVLRP; encoded by the coding sequence ATGAAATCGGTTCAGCAGGAAGTCGACGAGCGCAGCAACCTCACCGGCACCAATAAATTCGAGCTTTTACTTTTCCGCCTCGGCGGCGACGAGAACGGCAAGCACAGCGAGCTGTTCGGTATCAACGTGTTCAAGATCCGCGAGATCGTCGCGATGCCGGAGATCACCGCGATCGCAGGCAGCCCGAAGCACGTGCTGGGCGTGGTCAACCTGCGCGGCCAGATCATCCAGGTGCTGGACCTGCCGGGCATCGCCGGGGTCAAGCCCGCGACCGGCCTGAACATCATGCTGGTAACCGAATTCGCCCGCACCACCCAGGCCTTCGCGGTCGAGAGCGTGGAAGAGATCGTGCGCCTGGACTGGAGCCAGGTGATGTCGTCCGAGCACAGCGCCGGCAGCGGCATGGTGACCAGCATCGCCCGCCTCGAGCCGCAGGACGGCCAGCCGGGCCGCCTGGCGCAGGTGCTGGACGTCGAGACCATCCTGCGCGACCTCAGCCCGGCCTCGGAAGACGAGGGCCGGGCGGTGGCGCAGGCGGTCGGCAGCAGGATCGAGATCAAGCCGGGTTCGGTGGTGCTGGCGGCCGACGATTCCGTGGTCGCGCGCGCCCTGATCGAGCAGGGCCTGGACGCCATGGGCCTGCCCTTCATCATGACCAAGAGCGGCAAGGAATGCTGGGAGCAGCTGAACGCCATCGCCGGCGCCGCCGAAACCGAGGGCAAGAGCGTCTACGACAAGGTGGCCGCGGTGCTGACCGACCTCGAGATGCCGGAAATGGACGGCTTCACGCTGACCCGCCGGATCAAGACCAGCCAGCGCTTCTCGAACCTGCCGGTGGTGATCCATTCTTCGCTGTCGGGCACCACCAACGAGGAACACGTCAAGAAGGTCGGCGCCGACGCCTACGTGGCCAAGTACTCGGCCGAAGACCTGTCACGGACCCTGCGAGCTGTTCTGCGCCCTTGA